In Nocardioides marinus, one DNA window encodes the following:
- a CDS encoding pirin family protein, translated as MTRLEPPADAMDEVTCSSRDGGQVEVMSAREVPLGGPRAMTVRRTLPQRSRTLVGAWCFVDHYGPDQVAESGGMKVAPHPHTGLQTVSWLFTGEIEHRDSAGHHAMVRPGELNLMTAGRGISHSEVSTARTTTLHGAQLWVALPAAHRATDPGFTHYVPDPVGGPGWEARVFLGSLLGSTSPVTTFSPLVGAELLLEAGTSLDLDVDPAHEHAVLVDAGAPVVAGAPTTRGDLAYLPTGAAGVRVEAGEEPVRALLLGGEPLGEAIVMFWNFIGADHDEVAAYREEWQAQITRDGEVVADSQDVADGRFGTVVGDHHRPIPAPALPTVRLKERR; from the coding sequence ATGACCCGCCTGGAGCCGCCCGCCGACGCGATGGACGAGGTGACCTGCTCCAGCCGCGACGGCGGGCAGGTCGAGGTGATGTCAGCCCGTGAGGTGCCGCTCGGCGGTCCCCGCGCGATGACGGTGCGCCGCACCCTCCCGCAGCGCTCGCGGACGCTGGTGGGCGCGTGGTGCTTCGTGGACCACTACGGCCCCGACCAGGTGGCCGAGAGCGGGGGCATGAAGGTCGCCCCTCACCCGCACACCGGGCTGCAGACGGTCTCGTGGCTGTTCACCGGGGAGATCGAGCACCGCGACTCCGCCGGCCACCACGCCATGGTGCGGCCCGGGGAGCTCAACCTGATGACGGCCGGGAGGGGGATCTCCCACTCCGAGGTCTCCACCGCGCGCACCACCACGCTGCACGGGGCGCAGCTGTGGGTGGCACTGCCGGCCGCCCACCGCGCGACCGACCCCGGCTTCACCCACTACGTGCCCGATCCGGTGGGCGGGCCCGGGTGGGAGGCCCGGGTCTTCCTCGGGTCGCTGCTGGGCAGCACGTCCCCGGTCACGACGTTCTCCCCGCTCGTGGGTGCCGAGCTGCTGCTCGAGGCGGGCACCAGCCTCGACCTCGACGTCGACCCCGCCCACGAGCACGCCGTGCTGGTCGATGCCGGCGCACCGGTGGTCGCCGGCGCGCCCACGACCCGCGGCGACCTCGCCTACCTCCCGACCGGTGCGGCCGGTGTGCGCGTCGAGGCGGGGGAGGAGCCGGTCCGCGCCCTGCTGCTCGGCGGCGAGCCGTTGGGCGAGGCGATCGTGATGTTCTGGAACTTCATCGGCGCCGACCACGACGAGGTCGCGGCGTACCGCGAGGAGTGGCAGGCCCAGATCACCCGGGACGGCGAGGTCGTCGCCGACTCCCAGGACGTCGCCGACGGGCGCTTCGGCACCGTCGTGGGCGACCACCACCGCCCCATCCCCGCGCCGGCGCTGCCCACCGTACGGCTCAAGGAGCGTCGGTGA
- a CDS encoding DNA-3-methyladenine glycosylase I, giving the protein MTGPVVGEDGLARCPWAAGPGEMRDYHDHEWGRPIVGDAAWFERLSLEAFQSGLSWATILRKRPAFRAAFDAFDPERVAGYDETDVVRLMGDAGIVRNRAKVLAAITNARALVALREAQGADSLERLVREHAPPVAPAPHDTEQQQTTSPESVALSKALKKRGFTFVGPTTMFALMEATGVFDPHLVGCHRRG; this is encoded by the coding sequence GTGACGGGGCCGGTCGTCGGGGAGGACGGCCTGGCCCGCTGTCCGTGGGCGGCGGGTCCGGGGGAGATGCGCGACTACCACGACCACGAGTGGGGGCGTCCCATCGTCGGGGACGCCGCGTGGTTCGAGCGGCTGAGCCTCGAGGCCTTCCAGTCCGGCCTCTCGTGGGCGACCATCCTGCGCAAGCGCCCCGCCTTCCGGGCGGCCTTCGACGCCTTCGACCCCGAGCGGGTCGCGGGCTACGACGAGACCGACGTCGTCCGGCTGATGGGTGACGCGGGGATCGTCCGCAACCGCGCCAAGGTGCTCGCCGCGATCACCAACGCCCGGGCGTTGGTGGCCTTGCGCGAGGCACAGGGCGCCGACAGCCTGGAGCGGCTGGTGCGCGAGCACGCACCGCCGGTGGCGCCCGCCCCGCACGACACCGAGCAGCAGCAGACGACCTCCCCCGAGTCGGTGGCGCTCTCCAAGGCGCTGAAGAAGCGCGGCTTCACCTTCGTCGGGCCCACCACGATGTTCGCGCTGATGGAGGCCACCGGCGTCTTCGACCCCCACCTCGTGGGCTGCCACCGCCGCGGCTGA
- a CDS encoding CidA/LrgA family protein, with the protein MRVVPGLTWLLGCQLAGEVLAHATGAPVPGAVLGMVVLLVVLLVRRREDTSAHVAADALLPHLQLLFIVPGVGVVAYGAVIAADWLPIVVALVGSWVLGLATIGLSAQALTRWAPRSRGRAAGGPR; encoded by the coding sequence GTGCGCGTCGTCCCCGGTCTGACCTGGCTGCTGGGCTGCCAGCTCGCCGGCGAGGTGCTCGCCCACGCGACCGGCGCGCCGGTCCCGGGTGCCGTGCTCGGGATGGTCGTCCTGCTGGTCGTCCTGCTGGTCCGCCGTCGGGAGGACACCTCCGCCCACGTCGCCGCCGACGCGCTGCTGCCGCACCTCCAGCTGCTGTTCATCGTCCCCGGGGTGGGGGTCGTGGCCTACGGCGCGGTGATCGCCGCGGACTGGCTGCCCATCGTCGTGGCCCTCGTCGGGTCGTGGGTGCTGGGCCTGGCCACGATCGGGCTCAGCGCGCAGGCGCTCACCCGCTGGGCCCCCCGGTCCCGCGGCCGGGCCGCAGGGGGCCCGCGATGA
- a CDS encoding LrgB family protein, whose amino-acid sequence MRWVVEQPLTWLVATLLAYRVGVWLLDRTRLSVAQPVLVAVVLLGSALLLLDVDLGIYAEGTAVLTFLLGPATVALAVPLHRQLHRLRGFALPMLVALVLGVLVSVGSAVLLVQLLGGSEELARTMAPKATTTPVSLALSAEIGGIPALSAVLTITAGILGAVAGPWVLDRLRVREPRARGVAIGGVSHGIGTARALAEDPVEGAFSGLSMGLTALLTSLLIPLVVALLL is encoded by the coding sequence ATGAGGTGGGTCGTCGAGCAGCCGCTGACCTGGCTGGTGGCCACGTTGCTGGCCTACCGGGTCGGTGTGTGGCTGCTCGACCGCACCCGCCTCTCCGTGGCCCAGCCGGTGCTCGTGGCCGTCGTGCTGCTGGGGTCGGCCCTGCTGCTGCTCGACGTCGACCTCGGGATCTACGCCGAGGGCACCGCCGTGCTCACCTTCCTGCTCGGGCCGGCGACGGTCGCGCTGGCGGTGCCGCTGCACCGCCAGCTGCACCGGCTGCGCGGCTTCGCGCTGCCGATGCTGGTCGCCCTGGTGCTCGGGGTCCTGGTCTCCGTGGGGTCGGCGGTCCTGCTCGTCCAGCTCCTCGGTGGCTCCGAGGAGCTCGCACGCACCATGGCGCCCAAGGCCACGACGACGCCGGTCTCGCTCGCGCTGAGCGCCGAGATCGGCGGCATCCCCGCCCTCAGCGCGGTCCTCACCATCACCGCGGGCATCCTCGGGGCCGTGGCCGGACCGTGGGTGCTGGACCGGCTGCGGGTGCGCGAGCCCCGGGCGCGGGGGGTGGCGATCGGCGGGGTCTCCCACGGCATCGGCACGGCCAGGGCGCTGGCCGAGGACCCGGTGGAGGGCGCGTTCTCCGGGCTGTCCATGGGGCTGACCGCGCTGCTCACCAGCCTGCTCATCCCGCTGGTCGTCGCCCTGCTCCTCTGA
- a CDS encoding amidase: MPRVHAFTDDALRDLDAVGLVAALHAGEVSAPEVVDAAIARTEAVDPELGAVAWRAWERARAEARDLRGGFFAGVPTFVKDNVDVAGMPTLQGTDAYVGGPVARDGDFARMYLATGLVALGKTRLSEYGFNAAVEHPRLGPVRNPWDPARTAGASSAGSAALVAAGAVPIAHANDGGGSIRIPAAVNGLVGLKPTRGRLAQDAMLRGQPVRIVSDGVVTRSVRDTAALLREAEKVYRPLRLPPVGDITRPGRQRLRVAVHTEGAGRSADAATAEATWRTATLLEELGHHVEEVPAPVPDSFPDDFLLYWATLAGVLVAGGRRNHGRTFDRSRLDPLTTGLARHAARSAHRIPGAIARLRRSTALAERFHERWDVALTPTLGSATPPIGHLSPEPGYEQVMERLMDWVVFTPWQNATGAPAVSLPLATTPDGLPLGMMLAAAPGREALLLELSYELEQAHPFPTLA, from the coding sequence ATGCCGCGCGTGCACGCCTTCACCGATGACGCCCTCCGCGACCTCGACGCCGTCGGGCTGGTCGCCGCCCTGCACGCCGGTGAGGTGTCGGCGCCCGAGGTGGTGGACGCGGCGATCGCGCGCACCGAGGCCGTCGACCCCGAGCTGGGGGCCGTCGCCTGGCGGGCGTGGGAGCGGGCGCGTGCGGAGGCACGCGACCTGCGGGGCGGGTTCTTCGCCGGCGTACCCACCTTCGTGAAGGACAACGTCGACGTCGCCGGGATGCCCACCCTGCAGGGCACCGACGCGTACGTCGGTGGGCCGGTCGCCCGCGACGGCGACTTCGCGCGGATGTACCTGGCCACCGGGCTGGTCGCCCTCGGCAAGACCCGGCTCTCGGAGTACGGTTTCAACGCCGCCGTCGAGCACCCCCGCCTCGGCCCGGTCCGCAACCCGTGGGACCCGGCCCGGACCGCCGGCGCCTCCTCCGCCGGGTCCGCGGCGCTCGTGGCTGCGGGGGCGGTGCCGATCGCGCACGCCAACGACGGCGGCGGCTCGATCCGGATCCCCGCGGCGGTCAACGGCCTGGTCGGGCTCAAGCCGACCCGTGGCCGGCTGGCCCAGGACGCGATGCTGCGCGGCCAGCCGGTGCGCATCGTGAGCGACGGCGTGGTCACGCGCTCGGTGCGGGACACCGCGGCACTGCTCCGGGAGGCCGAGAAGGTCTACCGCCCGCTGCGGCTCCCGCCGGTCGGTGACATCACCCGGCCCGGCCGCCAGCGGCTGCGGGTCGCGGTGCACACCGAGGGCGCCGGTCGCAGCGCGGACGCCGCCACCGCCGAGGCGACCTGGCGCACCGCCACGCTCCTGGAGGAGCTGGGCCACCACGTCGAGGAGGTACCGGCGCCGGTGCCGGACTCCTTCCCCGACGACTTCCTGCTCTACTGGGCCACGCTCGCCGGGGTCCTCGTGGCCGGCGGTCGGCGCAACCACGGCCGCACCTTCGACCGGTCCCGGCTCGACCCGCTGACGACGGGACTCGCCCGTCACGCCGCCCGCTCCGCGCACCGCATCCCGGGTGCGATCGCCCGGCTGCGCCGCTCCACCGCGCTGGCCGAGCGCTTCCACGAGCGGTGGGACGTCGCGCTCACGCCCACCCTCGGCTCGGCGACTCCACCGATCGGCCACCTCTCCCCGGAGCCGGGCTACGAGCAGGTCATGGAGCGGCTCATGGACTGGGTCGTGTTCACCCCCTGGCAGAACGCCACCGGCGCCCCCGCGGTCTCCCTGCCGCTGGCCACGACCCCCGACGGACTGCCGCTGGGGATGATGCTCGCCGCCGCCCCGGGTCGCGAGGCCCTTCTGCTGGAGCTGTCCTACGAGCTCGAGCAGGCCCACCCCTTCCCCACCCTCGCCTGA
- the rpmG gene encoding 50S ribosomal protein L33, with translation MASKSSDVRPKITLACVDCKERNYITKKNRRNNPDRMEMKKFCPRCRTHTDHRETR, from the coding sequence ATGGCCAGCAAGAGCTCTGACGTTCGCCCCAAGATCACGCTCGCCTGCGTGGACTGCAAGGAGCGGAACTACATCACCAAGAAGAACCGTCGGAACAACCCCGACCGCATGGAGATGAAGAAGTTCTGCCCGCGTTGCCGGACGCACACCGACCACCGCGAGACCCGCTGA
- a CDS encoding FAS1-like dehydratase domain-containing protein: protein MPVDPSIVGRSFPSTRPYPVTAEGLRAFAAATGGEWDGGPAPATYPIVMAFEAMNAFLEAEQVQLHRIVHGEQRFTYERPVREGDVLTATLTVAGLRQIGGNDIISTTSEVLDADGALVCTTGATLVHRAGTEGDA from the coding sequence ATGCCAGTCGACCCCTCGATCGTCGGTCGCTCCTTCCCATCCACGCGACCGTACCCCGTCACCGCCGAGGGCCTGCGCGCCTTCGCCGCCGCCACCGGAGGGGAGTGGGACGGGGGGCCGGCGCCGGCGACGTACCCGATCGTGATGGCCTTCGAGGCGATGAACGCCTTCCTCGAGGCCGAGCAGGTCCAGCTGCACCGCATCGTCCACGGCGAGCAGCGCTTCACCTACGAGCGTCCCGTGCGCGAGGGCGACGTCCTCACCGCGACACTCACCGTCGCCGGGCTCCGCCAGATCGGCGGCAACGACATCATCAGCACCACCAGCGAGGTCCTCGACGCCGACGGCGCGCTCGTGTGCACGACCGGCGCCACGCTGGTGCACCGCGCCGGGACGGAGGGCGACGCATGA
- a CDS encoding MaoC/PaaZ C-terminal domain-containing protein: MSLPSRTFIITRADLVAYAAASGDHNPIHQDEAVATAVGLPGVIAHGMYTMALAARAVADWFPDREVVSLGCKFTAPVVVPAEGGVEVLVEGQEKPGDDGTTTVALTVTCGGTKVLGVPKAVLGPVRG, translated from the coding sequence ATGAGCCTGCCGAGCCGCACCTTCATCATCACCCGCGCCGACCTCGTCGCGTACGCCGCCGCGAGCGGCGACCACAACCCGATCCACCAGGACGAGGCGGTCGCGACGGCCGTGGGGCTGCCCGGGGTCATCGCGCACGGGATGTACACCATGGCGCTGGCCGCCCGCGCCGTCGCCGACTGGTTCCCCGATCGCGAGGTCGTCTCCCTGGGCTGCAAGTTCACCGCCCCGGTCGTGGTGCCGGCCGAGGGCGGCGTCGAGGTGCTCGTGGAGGGCCAGGAGAAGCCGGGCGACGACGGCACCACCACCGTCGCCCTGACCGTCACCTGCGGCGGCACCAAGGTGCTGGGCGTGCCCAAGGCCGTGCTGGGGCCGGTCCGTGGCTGA
- a CDS encoding UDP-N-acetylmuramate dehydrogenase, translated as MAEAPALRDRTTLRLGGPARRWVTATTEAELVEAVRAADDAGEPVLVLGGGSNLVVADEGFAGTVVEVATRGIRSDVEDDDPTCGGAMVTVAAGESWDAFVATAVERGWVGVEALSGIPGSVGATPIQNVGAYGQDVSQTIAQVRAWDRRERTFRTFAHAECDFGYRHSRFKSDPGRHVVVSVTFQLRQGSLGAPVAYAELARALGVETGQRAPLAEVRAAVLALRGGKGMVLDAGDHDTWSAGSFFTNPVLDAADVPEGAPAWPQPDGTVKTSAAWLIEHAGLPKGWGAEVTGGRATLSTKHTLALTNRGGATTADLLGLARAVQERVDQRFGVRLVNEPVLVGCTL; from the coding sequence GTGGCTGAGGCCCCCGCCCTGCGCGACCGCACCACGCTGCGTCTCGGCGGCCCCGCGCGACGCTGGGTCACCGCCACGACCGAGGCCGAGCTGGTCGAGGCCGTGCGCGCCGCCGACGACGCGGGCGAGCCGGTCCTGGTGCTCGGTGGCGGGAGCAACCTCGTCGTCGCCGACGAGGGCTTCGCGGGCACGGTGGTCGAGGTGGCCACCCGCGGCATCCGCAGCGACGTCGAGGACGACGACCCGACGTGCGGCGGCGCGATGGTGACCGTCGCGGCGGGGGAGTCGTGGGACGCCTTCGTCGCCACCGCCGTCGAGCGCGGCTGGGTCGGCGTGGAGGCGCTGTCCGGCATCCCCGGGTCGGTCGGCGCGACGCCGATCCAGAACGTCGGCGCCTACGGCCAGGACGTCTCCCAGACCATCGCCCAGGTGCGCGCGTGGGACCGCCGCGAGCGGACGTTCCGCACCTTCGCCCACGCCGAGTGCGACTTCGGCTACCGCCACTCGCGGTTCAAGTCCGACCCCGGCCGCCACGTGGTGGTGTCGGTGACCTTCCAGCTGCGGCAGGGCAGCCTCGGCGCCCCGGTCGCGTACGCCGAGCTGGCCCGCGCCCTCGGGGTCGAGACCGGCCAGCGGGCGCCTCTCGCCGAGGTGCGCGCCGCCGTCCTCGCGCTGCGGGGCGGCAAGGGGATGGTCCTCGACGCCGGCGACCACGACACGTGGAGCGCCGGCTCGTTCTTCACCAACCCCGTGCTCGACGCCGCCGACGTGCCCGAGGGGGCACCGGCGTGGCCGCAGCCCGACGGCACCGTCAAGACCAGCGCCGCCTGGCTCATCGAGCACGCCGGGCTGCCCAAGGGTTGGGGCGCCGAGGTGACCGGCGGGCGCGCGACGCTGTCCACCAAGCACACCCTCGCGCTGACCAACCGCGGCGGTGCGACGACCGCCGACCTGCTCGGTCTCGCGCGGGCGGTGCAGGAGCGGGTCGACCAGCGCTTCGGCGTACGCCTGGTCAACGAGCCGGTGCTCGTCGGCTGCACCCTCTGA
- a CDS encoding DUF4190 domain-containing protein, with translation MSDREPEDDNTPWTHQPYGSGANQPPTPPSYPTNPYADPERAAQEGQQPQQGQGTPPPYGQGQPQWGQPGYGTQGYPPPAQQPYGQQYGQQYGQPYGQPYAQQPGYQPFPSVPSHPQANASLVWGIVALGGGFVCGLPLLVGPYAWFLGSRVRREIDEAGGQLGGRSEASAGMILGIIATVLLALGVLAFVAIIAIAAGTSGY, from the coding sequence GTGAGCGATCGCGAGCCCGAGGACGACAACACGCCCTGGACCCACCAGCCCTACGGCAGTGGGGCCAACCAGCCGCCGACCCCGCCGTCGTACCCGACGAACCCCTACGCCGACCCGGAGCGGGCGGCCCAGGAGGGCCAGCAGCCTCAGCAGGGTCAGGGCACCCCGCCGCCGTACGGCCAGGGACAGCCGCAGTGGGGGCAGCCGGGCTACGGCACGCAGGGCTACCCGCCGCCGGCCCAGCAGCCCTACGGCCAGCAGTACGGCCAGCAGTACGGCCAGCCCTACGGGCAGCCCTATGCCCAGCAGCCGGGCTACCAGCCCTTCCCGTCGGTGCCGTCGCACCCCCAGGCCAACGCCTCCCTGGTGTGGGGCATCGTGGCGCTGGGCGGGGGCTTCGTGTGCGGCCTGCCGCTGCTGGTGGGGCCCTACGCCTGGTTCCTCGGCTCCCGGGTCCGGCGCGAGATCGACGAGGCCGGCGGCCAGCTCGGCGGGCGCAGCGAGGCCAGCGCCGGGATGATCCTGGGCATCATCGCGACCGTGCTGCTCGCGCTGGGCGTGCTGGCGTTCGTCGCCATCATCGCGATCGCGGCGGGGACCTCCGGCTACTGA
- a CDS encoding adenosine deaminase — protein sequence MRDLHLLPKAHLHLHFTGSMRHGTLLELAERDGISLPESLVSEWPPHLSAADEKGWFRFQRLYDVARSVLRTEGDVRRLVREAAEDDVRDGGGWLEIQVDPSGYAARFGGITAFTDLVLDAVVEASRETGLGMAVVIAANRTRHPLDARTLARLAAQYAGRGVVGFGLSNDERRGTTEDFGPAFAIAERAGLMLAPHGGELLGADHVRTCLDHLHADRLGHGVRSVEDPELLERVVSCGVALEVCPVSNVALGVYSDLTSVPLPQLLAAGATIALGADDPLLFGSRLAAQYATMRAAHDLDDATLAELARMSVRASRAPSDVRTRLLAGIDAWLAGPDEPSP from the coding sequence GTGCGCGACCTCCACCTGCTGCCCAAGGCGCACCTGCACCTGCACTTCACCGGCTCCATGCGGCACGGGACGCTGCTGGAGCTGGCCGAGCGCGACGGCATCTCCCTGCCGGAGTCGCTGGTCTCCGAGTGGCCGCCGCACCTCTCCGCCGCCGACGAGAAGGGCTGGTTCCGCTTCCAGCGGCTCTACGACGTCGCGCGCTCGGTGCTGCGGACCGAGGGCGACGTGCGCCGACTGGTCCGGGAGGCGGCCGAGGACGACGTACGTGACGGGGGCGGGTGGCTGGAGATCCAGGTGGACCCCAGCGGCTACGCCGCGCGCTTCGGCGGCATCACCGCCTTCACCGACCTGGTCCTGGACGCGGTGGTCGAGGCGTCGCGGGAGACCGGCCTCGGGATGGCCGTGGTGATCGCGGCCAACCGGACCCGTCACCCCCTCGACGCCCGGACGCTGGCTCGCCTGGCCGCGCAGTACGCCGGGAGAGGCGTCGTCGGCTTCGGGCTGTCCAACGACGAGCGCCGGGGCACCACCGAGGACTTCGGGCCGGCGTTCGCCATCGCCGAGCGGGCGGGGCTGATGCTCGCGCCGCACGGCGGGGAGCTGCTGGGCGCCGACCACGTCCGCACCTGCCTGGACCACCTGCACGCCGACCGCCTCGGTCACGGCGTGCGCTCCGTCGAGGACCCCGAGCTCCTGGAGCGGGTCGTCTCCTGCGGTGTCGCCCTGGAGGTCTGCCCGGTCTCCAACGTCGCCCTGGGGGTCTACTCCGACCTCACCTCGGTGCCGCTCCCCCAGCTGCTCGCGGCCGGCGCGACGATCGCGCTGGGCGCCGACGACCCGCTGCTGTTCGGCTCCCGGTTGGCCGCGCAGTACGCCACGATGCGCGCCGCCCACGACCTCGACGACGCCACGCTGGCCGAGCTGGCCCGGATGTCGGTGCGGGCCTCGCGAGCCCCCTCGGACGTGCGGACCCGCCTGCTGGCCGGCATCGACGCGTGGCTCGCCGGTCCGGACGAGCCCTCGCCCTGA
- the secE gene encoding preprotein translocase subunit SecE: protein MTDNAVRDDKPVRTSPVTFYRQVVAELRKVVWPTQDQLVTYFFVVMVFVLVMMAIISALDLGLGRLAFAVFGGNADQ from the coding sequence GTGACGGACAACGCGGTCCGCGACGACAAGCCCGTGCGCACCAGCCCGGTGACCTTCTACCGGCAGGTCGTCGCCGAGCTGCGCAAGGTCGTCTGGCCCACCCAGGACCAGCTGGTCACCTACTTCTTCGTGGTGATGGTGTTCGTGCTGGTGATGATGGCGATCATCTCGGCCCTCGACCTCGGTCTGGGCCGCCTGGCGTTCGCGGTGTTCGGCGGCAACGCCGACCAGTGA
- the nusG gene encoding transcription termination/antitermination protein NusG, translated as MEQDVTEQFEPAETDGTLDETVVDAADDSAEETVEVADGAEETADQVDGDADQVDGDADQDDADEDEQAEEPDADDPLEKFRRELWAKPGDWFVVHTYSGMENRVKQNLENRAISLNMEDYIHEIVVPTEEVAEIKNGQRKMVKRTVLPGYVLVRMDLTDESWSAVRHTPSVTGFVGNSHQPVPLTMSEVEDMLAPAVVARAEAEAVAAGTAPVGSPTTAKKPVEVADFSVSDSVMVVDGPFATLHATITEINAESQRVKALVEIFGRETPVELSFSQIQRV; from the coding sequence ATGGAGCAGGACGTGACTGAGCAGTTCGAGCCGGCGGAGACCGACGGCACCCTCGACGAGACCGTCGTGGACGCAGCCGACGACAGCGCCGAGGAGACCGTCGAGGTCGCCGATGGCGCTGAGGAGACCGCCGACCAGGTCGACGGCGACGCCGACCAGGTCGACGGCGACGCCGACCAGGACGACGCCGACGAGGACGAGCAGGCCGAGGAGCCCGACGCGGACGACCCGCTGGAGAAGTTCCGTCGCGAGCTGTGGGCCAAGCCCGGCGACTGGTTCGTGGTGCACACCTACTCCGGCATGGAGAACCGGGTGAAGCAGAACCTCGAGAACCGCGCCATCTCCCTCAACATGGAGGACTACATCCACGAGATCGTGGTCCCCACCGAGGAGGTCGCGGAGATCAAGAACGGCCAGCGCAAGATGGTCAAGCGCACCGTGCTCCCCGGTTACGTCCTGGTCCGCATGGACCTCACCGACGAGTCCTGGTCCGCGGTGCGCCACACGCCCTCGGTCACCGGCTTCGTCGGCAACTCCCACCAGCCGGTCCCGTTGACGATGAGCGAGGTCGAGGACATGCTGGCCCCCGCCGTCGTGGCCCGCGCCGAGGCCGAGGCCGTCGCGGCCGGCACCGCCCCCGTCGGCTCGCCCACCACCGCGAAGAAGCCGGTCGAGGTCGCGGACTTCTCGGTCTCCGACTCCGTGATGGTCGTCGACGGCCCGTTCGCCACGCTGCACGCGACGATCACCGAGATCAACGCCGAGAGCCAGCGCGTCAAGGCGCTCGTCGAGATCTTCGGCCGGGAGACCCCGGTCGAGCTGTCCTTCAGCCAGATCCAGCGCGTCTGA
- the rplK gene encoding 50S ribosomal protein L11: MPPKKKIAALVKVQLQAGAASPAPPVGTALGPHGVNIMDFCKAYNAQTESMRGNVIPVEITIYEDRSFDFITKTPPAAELIKKAAGLKKGSSVPHKEKVGKLTKDQVREIAQTKLPDLNANDIDAAMKIVEGTARSMGITTD, from the coding sequence ATGCCTCCGAAGAAGAAGATCGCTGCCCTGGTCAAGGTGCAGCTCCAGGCCGGCGCCGCCTCCCCGGCCCCGCCGGTCGGTACCGCCCTGGGTCCCCACGGCGTCAACATCATGGACTTCTGCAAGGCGTACAACGCCCAGACCGAGTCCATGCGCGGCAACGTCATCCCGGTCGAGATCACGATCTACGAGGACCGGTCCTTCGACTTCATCACGAAGACGCCGCCGGCCGCCGAGCTGATCAAGAAGGCCGCCGGTCTGAAGAAGGGCTCCTCGGTCCCGCACAAGGAGAAGGTCGGCAAGCTGACCAAGGACCAGGTGCGCGAGATCGCCCAGACGAAGCTCCCCGACCTCAACGCGAACGACATCGACGCCGCGATGAAGATCGTCGAGGGCACCGCCCGCTCGATGGGCATCACGACCGACTGA
- the rplA gene encoding 50S ribosomal protein L1 — MQRSKTYRAAAASFDKDEVFAPLAAIKIAKTTSKKKFDETVDVVMRLGVDPRKADQMVRGTVNLPHGTGKTAKVLVFAVGDKAQAALDAGADEVGGDELIEKVAGGYLDFDAVVATPDLMGKVGRLGRVLGPRGLMPNPKTGTVTPDPAKAVTDIKGGKIEFRVDRHANLHFIIGKASFSEAALAENYAAALEEVLRLKPASSKGRYIKKITVSTTMGPGVQVDPNRTKNVAAEDEASA, encoded by the coding sequence ATGCAGCGCAGCAAGACCTACCGCGCAGCGGCCGCCTCGTTCGACAAGGACGAGGTCTTCGCCCCGCTCGCCGCGATCAAGATCGCCAAGACCACCTCGAAGAAGAAGTTCGACGAGACCGTCGACGTCGTGATGCGTCTCGGCGTCGACCCCCGCAAGGCCGACCAGATGGTGCGCGGCACCGTCAACCTGCCCCACGGCACCGGCAAGACCGCCAAGGTCCTCGTCTTCGCCGTCGGTGACAAGGCCCAGGCCGCCCTCGACGCCGGTGCCGACGAGGTCGGTGGCGACGAGCTGATCGAGAAGGTGGCCGGCGGCTACCTCGACTTCGACGCCGTGGTCGCCACCCCGGACCTCATGGGCAAGGTCGGCCGCCTCGGCCGCGTGCTCGGTCCCCGTGGCCTCATGCCGAACCCGAAGACCGGCACCGTGACGCCCGACCCGGCCAAGGCCGTGACGGACATCAAGGGCGGCAAGATCGAGTTCCGCGTCGACCGCCACGCCAACCTGCACTTCATCATCGGCAAGGCGTCGTTCTCCGAGGCCGCGCTGGCCGAGAACTACGCCGCCGCCCTCGAGGAGGTGCTGCGTCTCAAGCCGGCCAGCTCCAAGGGCCGCTACATCAAGAAGATCACGGTCTCGACCACCATGGGCCCCGGCGTCCAGGTCGACCCGAACCGCACCAAGAACGTCGCCGCCGAGGACGAGGCCAGCGCCTGA